The DNA window TCGAGGTCGCAAGCGACCTGTCGAGGGTGATGCCGCCGTAGAACGGCCCGGCGAAGTTCTCGCGGAAGGAGTCGGAAAAACCCCGTGCGCGGAGGTACTCCTCGATGGACTGATCCTCGCCCGAAAAAATCTCGCGCGTCGGCTTGCGGGCCAGCTCCCGTCGAAGTCGAAGGGTTCGGAGTTTGTCGCGGAAGCGGACCTCCCGGTTCGTCGCCGACCCGAACAGCGCGCCCGGGTCACGAATCGGGTCCGCCAGTACCGACCGACGACCGGGACGGGCGAGCACCGCGCCGGGTGCGAAGTACCGCAAATCGAGGTCGCCGTAGTCGAGTTCCCGCCGCGCGGCGGGATAGGCCGTAAAGAGCACCTGAAATCCGCGGTCGAGGACGAATCCGTTTTCGTATCGCGTCCGCACTCGACCGCCGACGTCCGGCCCGCGTTCGAACACCTGTACGTCGAGTCCTAACCGAGCGAGATGTCGGGCGGCGACGAGTCCCGCGAGACCCGCCCCGGCGACGATGACAGTGGTCATGGAGGATGGTCGGTCGTCCGTAATAAACGTCTCTCGGCCGACCTGGTTAGGGAGCCGAACCGAGGGCCCCTACCGTGACGTCCGCAGCGATTCGATTTCCGCGGCGAACTGCGTTCCGTCCGGGAGGTCGGAACACGGGTACCACGACACGTTCTCGATGGCCGCCGCAGTTGGTCGAATCGCCCCGCCGACCCGACGGGCGACGAATCCGGCCTGCAACACCGGCACGTGGACGCCGTTCCCGTAGTCGAACCGGAGCGTTTCGGTGAACAGCAGGTCGGTGACGTCGCACTCGATGCCGGTCTCCTCGCGGGTTTCCCGCTCGGCGGTTTCGGCGACCGATTCGACGGGTTCGCGGCGTCCGCCGCTCGCTTTTTCCGAAGCGCGGAGCGCTTCGCCCTGCTCACGGTATTCACCGTTCACTTTCTTCGAGGTGCTACGCACCTCGCCTTTCCCTCCCGGCGGTTCCCACACCGACGAGTGGCCGGAGTCCTGTACCAACAAAACGCGTCCGTCCTCGACGACGAAACAGACCGCGACCCACGGAAATATCTCGTCCGGCGTCGCCGGGAAGTCGTACTCCGCGACGCCGGTGACGGGACGAACCCGGTGTGGAGCGTCGCCCCACCGTTCCGAAAGGGCTTCGCGGCGGGTTTCGGCGCGGTCGGCGAGCACGGACCGGACGGCTTCCGGTTTCATATCCGACAGTTGCGGTGCAGGGGCAAAAGGGACGGGGGATGAACAGGGCTTAGTGGTCCGCCTTCCCACCTTCGGGCATGGAGACGACGGACGCATTCATCGGACTGACGTGCGTAGACTGCGGGGAGACGTTCGACGCCGACGAGGGGACACACCGCTGTCCCGACTGCGGCGGCATCCTCGACCCGGACTACGACTACGACGAAATCGACGTGTCGCGTGCGGACCTCGAATCCCGCCCGTTCGAGACGATGTGGAAGTACGCGGAACTGCTACCGTTCACCCGCGAGTCGGCGGTGACGATGGACGAGGGAGCCACGCCGCTCGTCGAGTGTCCGAACCTCGCCGAGGAGATGGGCGTCGGGCGCGTCCTGTTCAAGGACGAGGGGCGCAACCCGACGGGGACGTTCAAGGACCGCGGTCAGACGATGGCCGTGACCGCGGCGGCCCAACACGGCGCGACGGACATCGCGCTCGCTTCGGCCGGAAACGCCGGGCAATCCGCCGCGGCGTACGCCGCCCGCGCCGACCTCGAATCGCACGTCTTCCTCCCGACGCGCGCCGGGTTCACGAACAAGGCGATGGTTAACGTCCACGGCGGCGACATGACCGTCGTCGAGGGGCGCATCGGCGACGCGGGAGCGGCCTACGCCGACGCGATGGAGGAGGAAGACGACTGGTACTCCGTCAAGACGTTCGTCACGCCCTATCGCCACGAGGGAAAGAAGACGATGTTCTACGAAATCGCCGAACAGATGGACTGGGAGGTCCCGGACGCCATCGTCTACCCGACCGGCGGCGGCGTCGGTCTCGTCGGAATGCACAAGGCCGCAACGGAGTTCCGCGACTTGGGACTGACCGACGACCTCCCGTCGATGTACGCCGCCCAAGCGACCGGGTGTGCGCCCATCGTGAAGGCGTGGGACGAAGGAAAGGACGTTCACGAGGCGTGGGAAACGCCGGACACCATCTGCGGCGGCATCGAGATTCCCGACCCCGGCGCGAGCCCGCTCATCCTCGACGCGCTCCGCGAGAGCGACGGCGGCGCGGTGGCGACCAGCGACGAGGACATCCTCGATTCGGCGGTCGCGGTTGCACAGAAGGAGGGCCTGGAGATGGGCGCGACATGCGCCGCCGCCGCGAGCGGGGCGTGGGAACTCGCCCAGCAGGGAGAGTTCGGCGAGGACGACACCGTCGTCATCCTCAACACCGGCGAGGGCAACAAGGACGACGACGTGCTCCGCAGTCACCTGATGGGCATGGGAATCTGAGGCGGAACTCACATCGTCGCCATTTTCGACCGTAGATTTATATCAGAAGCCGGGGACAGCACGGCCCGGATGTCGAAAGAAATAACAGAGAATGACCGCGTGGTTCTTAGGACGGAAACGTTCCTCGAATCCTATTCCGACCCCTTCAGAGCAGGTCGCTCTCGACCAACCGCTCGACCGCTTCCTCGATTCGCTCCAAGTTCGCCGCGTAGGAGACGCGAGCGTAGCCGGGCGCGCCGAATGCGCTGCCCGGAACGGTAGCGACGTGCGCCTGCTCCAGCGCGTCCTCGCACCACTGCTGGTCGTCTTCGGCCACGGGAATCATCAGATAGAACGCACCGTCCGGCGTTCCGGCGTCCACGCCGTGCTGTTTCAACAGGGCGACGAGGCGGTCGCGGCGCTCGTGGAACGCCTCGACCATCTCGCTCACGTCGTCCTCGGTGTTCCGGAGGGCTTCGACGCCCGCGCGTTGGACGAAGTTCGTCGCCGACGAGACGGAGTGCGAGTGGAGTTTCGCCGCTTGCGAGACGAGTTCCTCCGGGGCGGCGAGGTAGCCGAGCCGCCAGCCGGTCATCGAGTAGGCTTTCGAGAAGCCGTTGACCGTGATGGTGCGCTCGTACATTCCGTCGAGCGTGGCGAGGCTGGTGCACTCCGCGCCGTAGGTGATCCGCTCGTAAATCTCGTCGCTGATGACCGTGATGTCGTGTTCGACCGCCAAGTCGCGGACGCCTTCCAGTGCGGCGTCGGAGTAGACCGCGCCGGTCGGGTTCGACGGCGAGTTGACGATGAGCAGTTCGGTGTCGTCCGAGACGGCCGCAGAGAGGTCGTCGAGAGCGGGTTCGAGTTTGAAGTCGTGCGGCGCGAGGTCCACGCGGTTCAGGTCGCCGCCCGCGAGTTTCACCATCGCCTCGTAGGACACCCACGCGGGGTCGAGGAGGACGACCTCGTCCCCGTCGTCCACGACCGTCTGTACCGTCTCGTAGAGCGCCTGCTTCGCGCCGGGCGTGACGATGACGTTATCCGCCTCGTACGGCAGACCGTCGTCCTGCAGTTTCGCCGCGATAGCCTCGCGGAGTTCGGGGACGCCCTTGGACGGCGGGTAGCCCGTGTGACCTTCCTCCATCGCTGTTTCGGCGGCGTCAACGACGTTCGCCGGGGTCGGGAAGTCCGGTTCCCCGACGCTCAGGTCGATGACGTCTACGCCGTCGGCTTCCAGTTCCGACGCGAGGCTGCTGATAGCGAGCGTCGCGCTCGGTTCGACACGTTGAATCCTGTCGGAAAAGTCCATTATTGTAGTTCCTCCACTAAGTCGAGTGCACCTTCGACCGCCCGTGCACCGTAGTCGGTACGCTCTCGGGCCTCCGCCGCGGACATGCCGGGGCCGGTGATGCCGAGTGCGACCGGCGTGTCCCGGTTCAGGCTGACGTCGGTGAGTTTCTGCGTCGTTGCGGTCGTGATAACGTGGTCGTGGTCGGTGTCGCCGGTGATGACGGCACCGAGGACCGCAACCCCGTCGATGTCGTCCCGGCGGGCGAGTCGGTCCGCCGCGAGCGGCGAATCGTACGCGCCGGGGACGTGTAGCGTTTCGACGATTTCTGCACCTCGCTCGGCGGCAGCCTCGCGCGCCGACTCCTCCATCTGCTCCGTTATCGGCGCGTTGAACTCCGCGACGACGAGTCCGAGCGTTACCATGTGTGGCGGGAAGCCAGCACGGCTAAAAGAACTACCGCTCTCCGCAAGGCTTGTATCCCCCCTGCGTCTTGAGGGAAAACAATGAGTTCGAGCGAACACCCGCTTTCCGGGTGGACGGCCCGAAATCGGGGTTTCGCTTCCATCTGTGCGGTCACGGTTGTCGCGCTGGTGCTCCGACTGTTCGCCCTCGGAGACCGGTTCGCCCATTGGGACGAAGCTCGCGTCGGCTACTGGATTCTCAGGTATCAGAAAACCGGCATCTGGCACTACCACGCCGACATCCACGGCCCGTTCTTCCCGCAAGTGAACAGCGTCCTCTTCGAACTGTTCGGCGCGAGCGACTTCATGGCGCGGCTGCCCGTCGCGCTCGTCACCGGCCTGCTCCCCCTCGCGGCGTGGTTGTACCGCGACCACCTCCGCGACTCCGAACTGGTCGCCTTCGCGCTCCTGCTCGCGGTCAATCCGGTCGCGCTCTACTACTCTCGGGTCATGCGGTACGACATGCTTCTCGCGGCGTTCATGGTGTTCGCGCTCGGCTTCTACCTCCGTGCGCAGGCGACGGGGAAGGCGAGGTACCTGTACGCCGGAACGCTGGCGTTGGCGCTCGGCTTCACGACGAAGGAAAACGCCCTGCTCTACGTCGCCTCGTGGCTCGGCGCGGCCGTCCTGTTGTTCGACCATCGGTTGTTCCTCGCGCGGAACTACGACCGAGAATGGACGGGGACGTTCGTCGATACCGTCACCGAAACGGGGCGGGGCCTCCTCCGATTCGCCCCCCACATCGCCCTGTGTGTGGTGGAGTTCTTCGTCGTCATCGTCTACTTCTACGCCCCGCGGACGAACGGCACCAGCGGTCCCGGACTGTGGAAAGCCGTCTCCAACCCGAGTATGTTCGGCGCGGTGATTTCGGAAGCGACGGTCGGGTCGTGGAACGAGTTCACCGGCCAGTGGGTCAAGAGTCAGGGCCACGCCTACCTCCCGTATCTCGAGCACTTCATCGCCGTCCTGGAACAGGGCGCGTTCGTGGTGGTCGTCCTCGCGGTTCTGGGCTTCCTCGCGGCGCGGTACGTCGATGACCGTCCGCGCGACCTCGTTTCGTTCGCGTTCTACTGGGGCGCTGTGAGCGTCCTCGGCTACCCGCTCGTGACTGACATTCAGGCCGGATGGGTGACCGTCCACGCCATCGTCCCGCTGATGATTCCCGCGGCGGTCGGCGCGAGCATCATCTACCACTGGGGTCGGGAGGCGTACGAGGACGACGACACGTTCTCGACCGCCGCCGCGGGCGTCATCGCGCTCTTCCTCGTCGTGCAGGTCGCGTTCCCGGCGATAACGGTGGTGTATCTCCACCCGCAGGACGCGAACGCGCCGGGACTGTTCGGCGGCCAACACCACAACGACATCGTGCAGTGGGGTCAACCCGCTGACGGAATCAAGCCGACGATGGAGAAGGTACAGCGTGTCTCGCAGGCGAACCGGGAAGGAACCGACGTGTTGTACTACGGCTATCTGAACGAGGACAGTTCGTACGTTTTCTACGTCCCGAACGAGGACGGAAATACCGACTATCGCAACAATGGCGGCTGGTACAACCGCCTCCCGCTCCCGTGGTACACCGAGATGGTGGACGCGAACGTGGACAGCACGCTGGACAACGAATCCCTCCAAACCCGCCAACCGCCGGTCGTCATCACGCGAGCGTCGCGCAAGGAGGACGTCGAGAAGTACCTCGACGGCTATCGCGTCTACGACCACGAACTCACGCTCTGGGGCGCGCCGACGACGATTTATATCAAGGAAAGCGCGCTTCGGGAAGCGAACCGGGCCGCGTAATCCATCCGCGAACCGATACACGTTCGTGCTCATTTCCCGTCCGAGTTGGCAAATCTTATGCACCCACAGGGATAGCCTTCGGACGACATGGTTACGGCATCACCGCTCACCCTCGGCGTCGTCGGCGGCGGGCAACTCGGTCGGATGCTCGCGGAGGCGGCATCGCCGCTCGGCGTCGAACTGGTCGTCCTCGACCCGACGCCGGACTGTCCCGCGTCGTTGGTCGCTCGGGACCAAATCGTCGGCGACTTCGACGACGAGGAGGCGATTCGAGAACTGGCGG is part of the Haladaptatus paucihalophilus DX253 genome and encodes:
- a CDS encoding NUDIX domain-containing protein; the protein is MKPEAVRSVLADRAETRREALSERWGDAPHRVRPVTGVAEYDFPATPDEIFPWVAVCFVVEDGRVLLVQDSGHSSVWEPPGGKGEVRSTSKKVNGEYREQGEALRASEKASGGRREPVESVAETAERETREETGIECDVTDLLFTETLRFDYGNGVHVPVLQAGFVARRVGGAIRPTAAAIENVSWYPCSDLPDGTQFAAEIESLRTSR
- a CDS encoding threonine synthase encodes the protein METTDAFIGLTCVDCGETFDADEGTHRCPDCGGILDPDYDYDEIDVSRADLESRPFETMWKYAELLPFTRESAVTMDEGATPLVECPNLAEEMGVGRVLFKDEGRNPTGTFKDRGQTMAVTAAAQHGATDIALASAGNAGQSAAAYAARADLESHVFLPTRAGFTNKAMVNVHGGDMTVVEGRIGDAGAAYADAMEEEDDWYSVKTFVTPYRHEGKKTMFYEIAEQMDWEVPDAIVYPTGGGVGLVGMHKAATEFRDLGLTDDLPSMYAAQATGCAPIVKAWDEGKDVHEAWETPDTICGGIEIPDPGASPLILDALRESDGGAVATSDEDILDSAVAVAQKEGLEMGATCAAAASGAWELAQQGEFGEDDTVVILNTGEGNKDDDVLRSHLMGMGI
- a CDS encoding pyridoxal phosphate-dependent aminotransferase, translating into MDFSDRIQRVEPSATLAISSLASELEADGVDVIDLSVGEPDFPTPANVVDAAETAMEEGHTGYPPSKGVPELREAIAAKLQDDGLPYEADNVIVTPGAKQALYETVQTVVDDGDEVVLLDPAWVSYEAMVKLAGGDLNRVDLAPHDFKLEPALDDLSAAVSDDTELLIVNSPSNPTGAVYSDAALEGVRDLAVEHDITVISDEIYERITYGAECTSLATLDGMYERTITVNGFSKAYSMTGWRLGYLAAPEELVSQAAKLHSHSVSSATNFVQRAGVEALRNTEDDVSEMVEAFHERRDRLVALLKQHGVDAGTPDGAFYLMIPVAEDDQQWCEDALEQAHVATVPGSAFGAPGYARVSYAANLERIEEAVERLVESDLL
- the ribH gene encoding 6,7-dimethyl-8-ribityllumazine synthase, producing MVTLGLVVAEFNAPITEQMEESAREAAAERGAEIVETLHVPGAYDSPLAADRLARRDDIDGVAVLGAVITGDTDHDHVITTATTQKLTDVSLNRDTPVALGITGPGMSAAEARERTDYGARAVEGALDLVEELQ
- a CDS encoding flippase activity-associated protein Agl23, which codes for MSSSEHPLSGWTARNRGFASICAVTVVALVLRLFALGDRFAHWDEARVGYWILRYQKTGIWHYHADIHGPFFPQVNSVLFELFGASDFMARLPVALVTGLLPLAAWLYRDHLRDSELVAFALLLAVNPVALYYSRVMRYDMLLAAFMVFALGFYLRAQATGKARYLYAGTLALALGFTTKENALLYVASWLGAAVLLFDHRLFLARNYDREWTGTFVDTVTETGRGLLRFAPHIALCVVEFFVVIVYFYAPRTNGTSGPGLWKAVSNPSMFGAVISEATVGSWNEFTGQWVKSQGHAYLPYLEHFIAVLEQGAFVVVVLAVLGFLAARYVDDRPRDLVSFAFYWGAVSVLGYPLVTDIQAGWVTVHAIVPLMIPAAVGASIIYHWGREAYEDDDTFSTAAAGVIALFLVVQVAFPAITVVYLHPQDANAPGLFGGQHHNDIVQWGQPADGIKPTMEKVQRVSQANREGTDVLYYGYLNEDSSYVFYVPNEDGNTDYRNNGGWYNRLPLPWYTEMVDANVDSTLDNESLQTRQPPVVITRASRKEDVEKYLDGYRVYDHELTLWGAPTTIYIKESALREANRAA